The Deltaproteobacteria bacterium genomic sequence CGACACGCTCTTCCTGGGCGGCGCGCCCGTGCCGCCCGCGCTCCAGCGCCGCCTGGGGCGCGTGTGGGACGCGCGCGTCATCGAGCTCTACGGGTCGACCGAGACCATGCTCCTCGGCACGTCGTGCCCCGCGGGCACGCTCCATCCCGAGACCGCGCTCGCCCACTGCGAGGTGCTGCCGCTCGACGGCGCGGACGAGGGGCGGCTCGTGGTCACGACCGTCGGCGTGGAAGGGAGCCCGCTCGTGCGCTTCGACACCGGCGACGTGGTGCGCGTCACGACCGCGTGCGCCTGCGGCGACCCGCGGCCGGGGCTCGTCGTCCTCGGACGCGCGCCCGACGCGGTCGAGATCGCCGGGCGCCGGCTCTATCCCTACGATCTGATCGACGCAGGGGCCGCGGCGGCGGATGCGCTCGACAGCTCCGTCTTCTTCATCGTCATCCTGCCCGATCGCGTGCTGGTCCGCGTCGAGGCCCGCACGGACGGGCCCGGAGATCCCGCCGCCGCGCTCAGCGCCCGGCTGCCCGGGGTGCCCGTCGAGGTCGAGCCGGTCGAGCCCGGCATGCTACTCGATGTGGAGATGCTGTCGCGCAGCCCGCACGTCTACAAGCCGGTCGTGCTCTCCGACTGGCGCCGGCCGGGGCGGCGCATCCTGACCGTCGGCGAGGGCATGATCGAGTGGCCGCGGCCGACGTGGGCCGAGGGGCGGCGCTGGCTCCGCCGCACGCTCCGCACGGCGGTGCGGCGGCGGCGGCTCGGCCGCGATCTGGCCCGGGGAGCGGGCCACTGATATATGACCCGGATGGAGCGGTTCCGCGTGGAGGCCGGGGCGGTGGCGGCGGCGCG encodes the following:
- a CDS encoding phenylacetate--CoA ligase family protein: MTQPSVESAASDDLVAALDATVARARGSALYRERLAGVRIRSLADLRALPLTTRADLQSAGAHGTRALPLAEVCHYGESSGTSGASNSTWLTAEDLRRDADAIRAAHPDVFAPGRIILNRFPFMAAPAHLVQLIAERGGGVAIPAGNINWDVPFPRALELARRTGAHVLAALPLEPVVLGELARAQGIDPARVGLDTLFLGGAPVPPALQRRLGRVWDARVIELYGSTETMLLGTSCPAGTLHPETALAHCEVLPLDGADEGRLVVTTVGVEGSPLVRFDTGDVVRVTTACACGDPRPGLVVLGRAPDAVEIAGRRLYPYDLIDAGAAAADALDSSVFFIVILPDRVLVRVEARTDGPGDPAAALSARLPGVPVEVEPVEPGMLLDVEMLSRSPHVYKPVVLSDWRRPGRRILTVGEGMIEWPRPTWAEGRRWLRRTLRTAVRRRRLGRDLARGAGH